The proteins below are encoded in one region of Planctopirus limnophila DSM 3776:
- a CDS encoding glycosyltransferase — MASLPPHEQQKGEATKEIDLTPVLTVGIPTCHDFNGLWPTLIDLHKTQLADDLSSRIEIIVIDNAPEGKHGKPNRDLVSQIPNARYVPFTDKQGTAPAKQEVFRQATGYAVVCLDSHVMLMPGVLARLVNYWESETSDDLFQGPCLHYSMQDSHGRSRIVGTHFSERWGDDGMFGRWGVFEPAKDPEFPPFRIVMNGMGLFSAKRTSWLGFHPEIRGFGGEEGYVQEKYRQAGRQTWCLPWLRWVHRFGYVDGVPYTGLDWRQRAKNYLLGYRELGYPDLSGIRSAYTKPGRLTEVEFDDLMKELGVVPRLRGQLPSSLESRTPSQKKATVNLLLTELQPGEEELLEALPCTLRGRKSGAVLCNIGCPSMQSQLVTTFDCRKHGLVTLGKRRKDLINCLNCEQRIDDLPDASSRSKLITKSHQSPVDRRQNEVELIIGVLSATHHRDKREAIRDTWAPIGDDVESVFIQGDANIMSLSNTGTLRVPCKDTYDTLIHKVQHFCRWATRFRSFKWLFKCDDDTYVSIPRLKEFVRTLQADYVGRNYGGFASGGAGYLLSRKSALVIADAPDLDVGVPEDVGVAELLKNAGILLLDSKQFEGDQRGPWPSHSNNLITGHYLTPARMREIHNAFCVSPVQR; from the coding sequence TTGGCTTCATTACCGCCTCATGAGCAACAAAAAGGTGAAGCAACTAAGGAGATAGATTTGACTCCCGTACTCACCGTGGGGATACCAACCTGCCACGATTTTAATGGCCTTTGGCCAACACTGATTGATCTCCATAAAACACAACTTGCTGACGATCTCTCCTCCCGAATTGAGATCATCGTTATAGACAATGCGCCAGAAGGAAAGCACGGAAAGCCCAATCGTGATCTTGTATCACAAATACCTAACGCACGATACGTTCCTTTTACTGACAAACAGGGAACCGCCCCAGCTAAGCAAGAAGTTTTCCGACAGGCCACTGGCTATGCTGTTGTATGTCTTGACAGCCATGTCATGCTCATGCCAGGTGTTCTTGCCAGGCTAGTAAATTATTGGGAGTCCGAAACATCAGATGACTTGTTTCAGGGCCCCTGTCTTCATTACAGCATGCAAGACTCTCATGGCCGCTCAAGAATTGTTGGAACCCATTTTTCAGAGAGATGGGGAGATGATGGAATGTTTGGACGTTGGGGGGTATTCGAGCCAGCAAAAGATCCAGAGTTTCCACCTTTCCGTATTGTCATGAATGGGATGGGACTCTTCAGCGCCAAAAGAACTTCCTGGCTGGGATTCCATCCCGAAATTCGAGGTTTTGGGGGAGAAGAAGGTTACGTCCAAGAAAAGTATCGTCAAGCCGGTCGGCAAACCTGGTGCCTTCCTTGGCTCCGCTGGGTGCATCGATTTGGATATGTCGACGGCGTGCCATACACCGGACTTGACTGGCGACAACGAGCAAAAAATTACCTTCTTGGATACCGAGAATTAGGTTATCCAGATTTATCAGGTATTCGCTCAGCGTATACCAAACCAGGCCGACTTACCGAGGTTGAGTTTGACGATCTAATGAAGGAACTCGGTGTCGTTCCACGTCTTCGAGGTCAACTTCCATCGTCACTCGAAAGTCGAACTCCCAGTCAAAAGAAGGCAACAGTAAACCTATTGCTTACAGAACTTCAACCGGGTGAAGAGGAACTCTTGGAGGCGCTTCCCTGCACTCTTCGCGGACGAAAAAGCGGAGCTGTCCTCTGCAATATCGGCTGCCCGTCGATGCAATCTCAATTGGTTACAACATTTGATTGTCGAAAACATGGCTTGGTCACTCTGGGCAAGAGACGAAAAGATCTCATCAATTGTCTGAATTGTGAGCAACGTATTGATGATCTACCAGATGCTTCCTCCAGGTCCAAATTAATTACAAAGAGCCATCAATCACCAGTCGATAGACGCCAGAATGAAGTCGAACTGATCATTGGAGTCTTATCTGCAACCCATCACCGGGACAAAAGAGAAGCTATTCGCGACACATGGGCCCCAATCGGAGATGACGTTGAAAGTGTCTTCATTCAAGGCGACGCAAATATCATGTCGCTCTCAAACACTGGAACACTTCGGGTGCCCTGCAAAGACACCTACGACACACTCATCCACAAAGTTCAGCATTTCTGCCGCTGGGCAACTCGCTTCCGTTCTTTTAAATGGCTCTTCAAATGCGATGATGACACGTATGTCTCAATTCCAAGACTCAAGGAATTCGTAAGAACCCTTCAAGCTGATTACGTGGGGAGAAACTACGGAGGATTTGCGAGTGGAGGAGCTGGATATCTTCTCTCCCGGAAGTCAGCTTTAGTTATTGCTGACGCTCCAGATCTCGACGTGGGTGTACCAGAAGATGTTGGAGTGGCCGAGCTCCTGAAAAATGCTGGCATACTTCTTTTAGACTCGAAACAATTTGAAGGTGATCAGCGAGGACCATGGCCCAGTCATTCTAACAACTTAATCACAGGCCACTATCTCACACCGGCACGAATGCGTGAAATACATAACGCATTCTGTGTTTCTCCTGTTCAACGCTAA